One window of the Dryobates pubescens isolate bDryPub1 chromosome 13, bDryPub1.pri, whole genome shotgun sequence genome contains the following:
- the HSPB1 gene encoding heat shock protein beta-1 gives MAERRVPFTFLRSPSWDPFRDWYHGSRLFDQSFGMPHIPEDWYKWPSGSAWPGYFRLLPREGALVPSPGSPYGPLLSRQLSSGISEIRQTADSWKVTLDVNHFAPEELVVKTKDNIVEITGKHEEKQDEHGFISRCFTRKYTLPPGVEATAVRSSLSPDGMLTVEAPLPKPALQSAEITIPVTVESQAKEPAKK, from the exons ATGGCCGAGCGCCGCGTCCCCTTCACCTTCCTGcgcagccccagctgggatcCCTTCCGCGACTGGTACCATGGCAGTCGCCTCTTCGACCAGTCCTTCGGCATGCCCCACATCCCCGAGGACTGGTACAAGTGGCCGAGCGGCAGCGCCTGGCCAGGCTATTTCCGCCTGCTGCCCCGCGAAGGTGCCCTGGTGCCCAGCCCGGGCTCGCCCTACGGCCCCCTGCTCAGCCGCCAGCTCAGCAGCGGCATCTCCGAGATCCGCCAGACCGCCGACAGCTGGAAGGTCACCTTGGACGTCAACCACTTCGCGCCCGAGGAGCTGGTGGTGAAGACCAAGGATAACATTGTGGAGATCACCG GCAAACACGAGGAGAAGCAGGACGAGCACGGCTTCATCTCCAGGTGCTTCACCCGCAAGTACAC CCTGCCCCCCGGCGTGGAGGCCACGGCCGTGCGGTCGTCGCTGTCCCCCGACGGGATGCTGACGGTGGAGGCGCCGCTGCCCAAGCCTGCCCTGCAGTCCGCCGAGATCACCATCCCGGTCACCGTCGAGAGCCAAGCCAAGGAGCCCGCCAAGAAGTAG